From Solidesulfovibrio carbinoliphilus subsp. oakridgensis, the proteins below share one genomic window:
- a CDS encoding DUF2905 domain-containing protein has protein sequence MISSPGKLLVLLGLAVTCLGLVLLAAEKTDLWQSLWSRFPLGRLPGDIHLRGQGFSVHFPWVTCLVVSAVVSIFLWIFRK, from the coding sequence ATGATTTCATCTCCCGGCAAGCTGCTTGTGCTGCTTGGGCTGGCTGTGACCTGCCTGGGCCTCGTCCTGCTTGCGGCCGAAAAAACCGACCTGTGGCAAAGCCTGTGGTCCCGGTTTCCCCTGGGCCGGCTGCCCGGGGACATCCACCTGCGCGGCCAGGGGTTCTCGGTGCATTTCCCCTGGGTCACCTGCCTCGTCGTCAGCGCCGTCGTTTCCATCTTCCTGTGGATTTTCAGAAAATAA
- a CDS encoding aminotransferase class I/II-fold pyridoxal phosphate-dependent enzyme, protein MLPPFRLERFFAEHEFSAPHLLCASDGETLTVAELLDLVPGAAEGLARLRLGYTDSRGAPELRAAIAGLYETVTPDDILVHVGAEEAIYTFMRAALSPGDQVVATTPSYQSLTDVARSLSCRVAAWRCDPAWGFAPDMAELDSLLDGRAKVLVVNFPHNPTGYLPTRGAFAAMLELAGERGARVFSDEVYRFSEADGVPTLPAACDLDPGAVSLGVLSKSFGLAGLRVGWVACRDRELLARMATVKDYLSICGSGPSEFLAGCALAAREPLLARMRALLSGNRRLLETFFLDRADLFHFVAPRGGLTAFPGLVSGDADAFCREALEKAGLLLLPGRLYGEEWPGRFRIGFGRADFAENLERLAGFCRIWNRGPAGRNGAGRSK, encoded by the coding sequence GTGCTGCCTCCCTTTCGCCTGGAACGTTTTTTCGCGGAACATGAATTTTCCGCGCCCCATCTGCTGTGCGCCTCGGACGGCGAAACCCTGACCGTGGCCGAACTGCTCGACCTCGTGCCCGGGGCCGCCGAAGGCCTGGCCCGGCTGCGGCTCGGCTACACCGACTCCCGGGGCGCGCCCGAACTGCGGGCGGCCATCGCCGGCCTCTACGAGACCGTCACGCCCGATGATATCCTGGTCCATGTCGGGGCCGAGGAGGCCATCTACACCTTCATGCGGGCGGCGCTCTCCCCGGGCGACCAGGTGGTGGCCACCACCCCGAGCTACCAGTCCCTGACCGACGTGGCCCGGAGCCTTTCGTGCCGGGTGGCCGCCTGGCGCTGCGATCCGGCCTGGGGCTTCGCCCCGGACATGGCCGAGCTGGATTCCCTCCTGGACGGCCGGGCCAAGGTGCTGGTGGTCAATTTTCCCCACAACCCCACCGGCTACCTGCCGACGCGCGGCGCCTTCGCCGCCATGCTCGAACTGGCCGGGGAGCGCGGGGCCCGGGTCTTTTCCGACGAGGTCTACCGGTTCTCCGAGGCCGACGGCGTGCCGACCCTGCCGGCCGCCTGCGACCTGGACCCCGGGGCCGTGTCCCTTGGCGTCTTGTCCAAATCCTTCGGCCTGGCCGGACTGCGGGTCGGCTGGGTGGCCTGCCGCGACCGGGAGCTCCTCGCCCGCATGGCCACGGTCAAGGACTACCTGTCCATCTGCGGTTCCGGACCCTCGGAATTTTTGGCCGGCTGCGCCCTGGCCGCCCGGGAGCCGCTCCTGGCCCGGATGCGCGCGCTCCTGTCCGGCAACCGGCGGCTCCTGGAGACCTTTTTTCTGGACCGGGCCGATCTGTTCCATTTCGTGGCCCCGCGCGGCGGACTGACGGCCTTTCCGGGGCTGGTCTCCGGGGACGCCGACGCCTTTTGCCGGGAAGCCCTCGAAAAAGCCGGTCTCCTGCTGCTGCCGGGACGCCTCTACGGCGAGGAGTGGCCCGGCCGGTTCCGCATCGGCTTCGGCCGGGCCGATTTCGCCGAAAATCTGGAAAGACTGGCCGGATTTTGCCGAATTTGGAACAGGGGGCCCGCCGGCCGCAACGGCGCGGGACGGTCGAAATAA
- a CDS encoding basic amino acid ABC transporter substrate-binding protein, which produces MVKKLALALVIVAMAASASLAKTIVFATDATWPPMEFVNADKEITGYAIDYMKAAGKEAGFTAEFKAVAWDGIFAGLASGKYNAICSSVSITDERKNTMDFSTPYFKVRQALVVPVKSTAKCVDDMKGKTLGAQISTTGHFAIKKMEGIKDKSYDEVGLAFEDLYNGRIDGVVCDDPVAAQYALQNEKYKGSLKIACIVEAGEDEFYGIAVQKGNKEDLELINKGIEAVKSKGIDKQLLAKWIGGGK; this is translated from the coding sequence ATGGTCAAAAAACTTGCTTTGGCCCTCGTGATCGTCGCCATGGCCGCTTCGGCGTCCCTGGCCAAGACCATTGTCTTCGCCACGGACGCCACCTGGCCGCCCATGGAGTTCGTCAACGCCGACAAGGAAATCACCGGCTACGCCATCGACTACATGAAGGCCGCCGGCAAGGAGGCCGGGTTCACCGCCGAATTCAAGGCCGTGGCCTGGGACGGCATCTTCGCCGGCCTGGCCTCCGGCAAGTACAATGCCATCTGCTCCTCGGTCTCCATCACCGACGAACGCAAGAACACCATGGATTTCTCCACCCCCTATTTCAAGGTCCGCCAGGCCCTGGTCGTTCCGGTCAAGTCCACGGCCAAATGCGTGGACGACATGAAGGGCAAGACCCTTGGCGCCCAGATCAGCACCACCGGCCACTTTGCCATCAAGAAGATGGAAGGCATCAAGGACAAGTCGTATGACGAGGTCGGCCTGGCCTTCGAAGACCTGTACAACGGCCGCATCGACGGCGTGGTCTGCGACGACCCGGTTGCCGCCCAGTACGCCCTGCAGAACGAGAAGTACAAGGGTTCGCTCAAGATCGCCTGCATCGTCGAAGCCGGCGAGGACGAATTCTACGGCATCGCCGTGCAGAAGGGCAACAAGGAAGACCTCGAACTCATCAACAAGGGCATCGAAGCCGTCAAAAGCAAGGGCATCGACAAGCAGCTCCTCGCCAAGTGGATCGGCGGCGGCAAATAA